The following coding sequences lie in one Montipora foliosa isolate CH-2021 chromosome 11, ASM3666993v2, whole genome shotgun sequence genomic window:
- the LOC137975339 gene encoding substance-P receptor-like: protein MAINNASIEGGDNATVATVSILTSQRSETAVWMTLAYVVTFIFGFFGNISIIYIVATRKRMKSTFNFLIVNMAIGDLLVSLFLMPSEVKFLYLGQTWLSGGFGAVTCKFVNFAGVLSIAASIITLVFISVDRYFAILHPFAHVPVIRNTKLITCVIWISSSLYFSLYLVLFDSVPADKGDKWVCRMVWTYLSNNRKTQIQIGRVYFMITFVVLYLIPLAVIAVLYIRIGRHLWSRKIPGESTAHQKRQNQTSKRKVLRMLIIVVLTFALCWLPTHIIHLMGYYYTDTFKELLKVDHLETSFYFLSHANSAINPCLYIFLNQRFNHEFKNILRRLCCRSLKEDVTSGQSVYQTQSGEDALLMRTHSSSS, encoded by the exons ATGGCGATAAATAATGCATCTATCGAAG GAGGTGACAACGCCACAGTTGCAACCGTCTCCATTTTGACTTCCCAGCGGAGCGAGACCGCGGTGTGGATGACACTAGCTTATGTGGTGACCTTTATCTTCGGTTTCTTCGGTAACATAAGCATTATTTATATTGTGGCTACACGCAAAAGGATGAAGAGCACATTCAACTTTCTCATAGTAAACATGGCCATTGGGGATTTGCTCGTTTCGTTATTCCTTATGCCGTCTGAG GTAAAATTTCTCTACCTTGGACAGACCTGGCTCTCAGGAGGTTTTGGTGCAGTCACTTGCAAGTTTGTCAATTTCGCCGGGGTCCTATCAATAGCTGCTTCCATAATCACGCTCGTATTTATCTCGGTGGATCGCTATTTCGCCATCCTTCATCCTTTTGCTCATGTTCCTGTTATTCGCAACACCAAACTGATCACCTGTGTCATTTGGATCTCTTCCTCGCTGTACTTCTCGTTGTATCTGGTGTTATTTGACAGCGTCCCTGCTGATAAAGGTGACAAATGGGTTTGCAGAATGGTTTGGACTTACTTGTCCAACAACCGCAAAACGCAGATCCAGATTGGGAGGGTCTATTTCATGATCACATTTGTGGTGCTTTATTTAATCCCACTGGCTGTTATAGCGGTGCTTTATATTCGCATTGGGCGCCACTTGTGGTCACGCAAGATTCCCGGTGAGTCTACGGCGCATCAGAAACGTCAAAACCAGACGTCAAAGCGTAAAGTGTTGCGCATGCTCATTATAGTCGTCTTGACATTTGCACTCTGTTGGTTGCCGACCCATATCATACATTTGATGGGTTACTATTACACGGAcacttttaaagagcttttgaAAGTCGACCACTTGGAAACAAGTTTTTACTTTCTCTCGCATGCCAATAGCGCCATTAATCCCTGCCTCTACATCTTTCTCAATCAGAGATTTAATCACGAATTCAAAAACATTCTTCGAAGACTTTGTTGTCGTTCCCTGAAAGAGGACGTCACTTCAGGTCAGTCTGTCTATCAGACGCAGTCAGGTGAAGACGCTTTACTCATGCGCACTCATAGCTCTTCTAGTTAG